GGTTgataaattgaattaagtaatttaattcaaattgaGGAAAATATGGCATCAGCTACGGATTCATCGTTGAGCAATACGAACAAGCGGAGGAAAGTTATGAAGAAAACAGAGATGGATTATGAGCCTCTCAATAAGTGGTGGGAAAGACCTCCGAAAGAAGAGCTTGGAATTCAATGGGAATATCTTGAACACCAAGGCGTGATGTTTGCTCCACCATATAAAGTTCATAATGTACCATTAGAATATAACGGCGAACGGATTCAACTTCCTCCAGAAGCGGAAGAAATCGCGAGTTATTGGTCAGTCATGAAAGATACAGAGTGGGCtcaaaaagagaaattCAGTAATAATGTAAGGAAGGCATTTATGAACTCTATACCGGTTGGTGACAAACTACATAATAATCTGGAATGGGAAAAATgtaattttgatattataaaacaatattttgaGGATGAGAAAGAGgctaaaaaaaatttatcaaagGAAGAAAAGGAACTCCAGAAAAAATGCAGGGGAGACCAGGAATCTCCATTTGTATATGCTCTTGTTGATTGGATTAAAGAAAAGGTTGGAAATTTCAGGATTGAACCACCTGGTCTGTTTAAAGGCAGAGGAGAACATCCAAAGTCCGGTATGTTGAAGAGGCGGATATTTCCTGAAGATGTAACTTTGAATATTGCGGAGGATGCACCTGTTCCAAAGGTACCTAATAGTATGAAAGGACATGCTTGGAAGGATATATTCCATGATAATACAGTTACTTGGCTCGCGTACTATAGAGACTctataaataatcaatttaaatatattttcctTTCTGCTTCAAGCGGGTTTAAAGGGATGAGcgattataataaatacgAAAAGGCAAGAAAGTTAAAGGACCATATTGATGCAATACGCGATGATTATAGGAAAAAAATGACAAGTGGAGATATCACTCAGAGGCAGCTTGGAACAGCAACATATTTGATAGATTTTTTAGCTTTGAGAGTCGGAGGAGAAAAAGATACAGATGAGGAAGCTGATACTGTTGGCTGCTGCTCATTAAGAGTAGAACATATTACATTTAATCAACaagaaaaatcaattaCTTTAGATTTTTTGGGCAAAGATTCAATTCGATACTATAATACTGTCGTTATTGATCCCTCAGcattcaataatttgaCAATTTTCTGCAGAAACAAGGATAAGATGGAAAATGTCTTTGATCAGATTAATATGAGTTCCCTAAACCAATATCTAAAATCTATTATGCCCGAACTTTCTGCCAAGGTATTTAGAACATTCAATGCATCAATTACATTAGAACGTGaactttcaaaaatttcagCAAAGTCAGCTGTGAAAAGTGAAAAAAGAACCAAAATGGAACTCGAATCATACTTAAAAGATGAACTTAATTTAtctaattttaataatgaagtGGATATTACCAATGTTAACGATATTTTAAGATTTTACAATGATGCTAATAGAGAAGTTGCGATATTATGTAACCATCAGAGATCAGTTCCCAAACAACATGAATCTTCCATGGAGAAAATGATTAAACAACAACAGGAGTTAGAAgaagatttaaaaatttgtgAAGCATTCCTCaagattttgaagaaaaataacaaaTCTGTTACAATAAGTGACTTGCCAAAACTATCTACTGAGGTATCTTTCAATGGAAAACAGAGAAAATACCCAATAAACTTGAACTCAAGTTTAGATGTagtgcaaaaaaaaatagattcTATTAAGAgcaaaatttcaaatttgtaCTTAAAGATCAAAATAAAGGATGATAATAAGACTGTAGCGTTAAATACATCGAAGATTAACTATATGGATCCCAGGATTTCTGTTGCATTTTGTAAGAAATACGATTTACCAATcgataaaatatttaataggAGCTTAAGAACAAAGTTCCCTTGGGCAATGTATACGAGATCagatttttcattttaatgaaatagGTTTTTAAATATGATTCGCGTTCATTTATAATACATCTTTCTTCTGTTTGgtttaaattttattattcgATTACACATATTTAAGTATTGTTTTTCATTACTTGATTTTAGCTCAAGTTTATTTGTGgttttcaaattttgattatgaTCTATAACTTTCATTGCAGTTAATGACTCATTCAtggtattttttttttttaaagtgCTAATTTTTAGCAGTGCTCTGTTTTTGTAATTTGGTCTACTATTGATTAAGCATAAATTACTTTTCACATCCTTGATAACATTAGTTAAAAagtcaaaattatttacgGAGTTGCATTTTTCTAGCAATTCATAAAAAACTCTATTTGCATCAATCAGTTGAACACCAGTTATTccattttctattaattttgagGCAAATTCATCTCTTAATTGGTTGTTCGGCCCATATAATATCCAAATACATGGTCTTTGTTGGATTAATAATGCACGCTGCCTTCGAGTAGcaaattctaaaaattGACAAATTACTTGATTATTTATACGATCCTTTTCATTCTCAAGAGGAATTTTTACGATCCTAGTTGTTTTCAAACTTAAACGCAATATTGGAAGCAATATTATAGATAAAAGTTCTTCATCAAAAAGAGTAGCTAATTCataatcaatatttttgttacTTAATTCTTTAAGCTTGATTAACTCTTCTAAGCTACCCAATCTATTTATGACCCTGTCTAAATCTAGACTCATTgtattatcaaaataaaagcTTGATAAAATATCTATTAATACAATATCTTTACCTGAAACAATATTTACAATACCGTCTaaacattttttattttttattgaaaaatcgTCATCgtaaaataataactcCCTTGgttcaataaaattaatacaattgTTTGGGTGAATGCTTTCAAAGCTAGAATGCGATTCAAAACTATCTAGGTTATTTATGATTCTCTTTTGTAACGAAATAGGAGTGGACATAAGTAAGCTTTCCATCGCAAGAATTACTTGGAAAAGATCTAAAAACAAcgattttttttctccaataaattcatcaaatgaGCTCTGTTGAACTGACATGAAAGAATCTGTACTTtctgtattattatttgatatcAAGAATGGATGCAATACACTGATGATGCCAATACGCACATTTAAATCCAAATCTAACTTAAATCTGTCTGTACATATTAAGtaaatatcattttttagTTTATGCTCCAACGACTTAAGAAATACAATTAAAAACGTAGATAACTGCAAAGAACTTCGAATTTTAGGGAAAAATGGAGGCTTATAATCTATATCAgaacttgaaaatattaaatttaaccaaaaaagtaatacattctcaatttcaataaagaGAGAGCTTCCACAAGTAATGAACACATTACAAGACCAAATATTTGATCCGAtacttttttcaatttcatcaaaaatattaggAATGTGAAAATAACCAAATGAGTGAAATTCATtgcaaataattaatatttgttcaATTGCATTTATTTTTACGCTGGGGTTTTGATATATTGGcttaaattcattattttcaaaatattctgGAACACcaacttttaaattattatgagaaatattattaaatacgCTTATTTGCATATTTTCAGTAATATCTTCgcaatttaatttttcaactTCGCTTAACTGGTCtgaaatgaaataattgtgTAAAATCCCAAAGATTGTATTTTCATTACTTACTTCAATAATTTCGTGATCCTTCCAATTTTGTTCTGATTTGCAAACattatttctattcaataaatctttacaactattaaataaatttggaagaattaaaaattttgcccatctattaattatttcaattgatAAAATGATATGGTAGTTTATTGGaattggattttttttaagaaaagCTAAACAACCAATAATTTCATGTATTCCTTGTAGGTAGTTGAAGTTGAGATATTCACATACAGTGATTGTAACAAAAACAAGTCTATCGACAAAACTAAGTTTTGAAATGTATGGAAATGAATCACAGCTCAGGAGTGTAAGCATTTCATTATAATCTTTACTTGAAgcattgaaattaaaatattgtttaGCATGTTCTAAAAAACTGTCAATACCATAGAAATCTTTCGgtatttttggaaaagaTAGTTTTTTCTCATGAATATTCGGCCTAAATCTCTCGAAGTCGTatctaattattttattgtttggattttttttttctagcTCAATAATTATGGTTTTGATGCAGGCATGTCCGTTTtctttattcaaaatattatttgaaataaattgattgaTTGATTGGATTTTTTCTAATCTAACTTTAAATAAGAAGCACCATATTCTATAGTCAAACCAGAAATCTTCAATAGAAATGccaattatattattaattttttcagaaTTAGATTCATCACttgaatcaattaaatgCCTTGCTTCTTCAgacttaatttttttgttttcaaaGTTGGGGGAAGTTTCATTTTGTGTATACATATCTTAAAAAAACGAAGTATTTGTGAAAAGTGAGCATTCGTttagaatttattttttacaTGTCTAGCGCCAGTTACtcgaaaaaaaatgattttaaatcaaaCAAAACACATTTACATAATGAACAAATTGCTTTTTGCGATAATATTAGTTTCTTATATCTATAAGTTTGCAAATTGCTTTATTTCATCATTCTCCGGGCCTTTTATGCTGTTTTATTCAGTTTTGCGTACAATAGATGGGATGGCGGAGAATATACAACACATCAGTAATTCAATGGATTTATCGCTACAGTCATTCTTATCCACTCAATTTCTCAGTAAAATCAGCGATAAAGTTGATAATCCAATTGTTATTGGTGCAGATTATCATGGGTCGGTTTCCCCTTGCGAATTAGATTTTCATCCTTTAATATctagtaatatttttatcgAAAGATcaattgataaaaataatacaaacTATTTTCAGGTGATAAATAACTCGTCTATAGTTCTACCCTTcaccaataataaaaatattcaaatatttgaaagCACAAAGTATAAAACAGAGAATATTGCAGGCTTCGACTCTTTACTATTCAAGAGAATGGATGTAAATTTGgtaaataaacaaaatgacataaataatgaaaataattatagtACGCTATTAGAACCGTTCCATTATGGTACAAAGATGGTCAGTACAGAATTTAAAAACCAAAATGGAAATGGCTACGTAAACGATCTTATTCTCGCAACTAAAATCTTCAATCCATTGCAGaactttgaaataaataataaaaacatCAACAACCAAAATATACCAACTCGTTTGGGAAAATCTATTTCAAgcaatgaaatattttataatcATCAATATGAGCTTCGAGAGACAGAAAACACtgaatttgatttaaattcatttagGCTATATACATATTATACAACACACTATCTTTTTCAGATTACAAGTATTTTCTCGATGGGTATTTCATTGCATTCTCAATATAGACGTAAGTCTAGACAGAGAAAGTTGCATCTAGTAAAAtagttaatattttatgaTAATTCTATAAATTTAACGGTAACATTCCAATATAATTctaaatttctttttctttttatcaGGTGATTTTTACAACCTTTTCTTTGACATAGTTGActttaaattctttgtaCGTTttccaattaataatacttaaataccataaatatttgaaaggGTCTTTTCACTTATAGGCATTTGTTCTTAATATGATGAATATGGTTAGAATGCTGTACAATTACTTCAGCTAATTGTTGTACAGAAACCGATAAAATACATTCCAAATAATCTGGTTCGATTACCTCAAAGTCATTAGCCAGATAAGAACACTATGAACATacaatttataattaaagtCACTAATTATTCTAGATATAAGGTATTATTTGCGTAATCTTATAGCTTTAGGTTATACAgattaatataaatcttGTTTCTATTTTCAAACCAAACATTGAAAGTCTCGTTTTGCAAATAGAGgacaaaaaataattcttaattAAAAAGCTAGCTGATACATGTATCAATCTGTGGTACTTAAATAgattaaataatcaaagtTCTGCTTAGGCATTGATAGGGCGGCATAAGTGCATCTAAAGTAAAACTTATTCAATAAACTGCTAATTTGCAAGTCATTGGCGGGATTATATACGATACTCTCGAATCCAAAGTCTATACCCGTTCATTAAAAGTAAAAGTAAAATCAGAATTTAGATTTGGTTAAGTAGatataaatgaaattcTATGCGCGTTTAATTATTCTacattatatatattttgttgaaataataaatcataTTTTCGTAGAAGCATTGGTTAATGATGCTATTTGTAACGTTGCTTCTGGGATAATGGTAAAGGAAGCGTGCAGCGCTGTAACTAATGCAGCATGTAGTACTGTAGGAACAGTGGCATGCCAAACAGCAGGAGACATAGCCTGTCAGGCAATGGGAGAAGCAATCTGCCAAACTACAGGTAATATTGCATCAGATGCAGTGTGCCATACTGCATGCCAAATAGCATCAAATACAGCAGGGGAAGCAGTGTGTAATATTGTTTCTCAAATTTCCTCAGACTCAGTATGCGCTACTGCATGCCAAGTTGCCAGCACAGTAATAGGGCAGTCTTCTAGTGACATTTTAGCTGGTTTCGGAGCAGAGATCACAAgctctttaatttcaaaaagtgCAAGCAGTCAACTAATGGCGGCATCAGCGGCTGCAAACTCTGTAACTATTTCAGTGACTATTTCCACAGTAATGTCTATTCTACAAGTGATGATCTCTTTATTTGGAATGggttttaatttatatactCATATCAGGTCTTTAAATGCTAGAAGACCATATTATGTTCGTTAAACAAGAATCTTTGGAtaagaaaatttttaaattgatATCACAATGGCTAGAACTCATAATATTAGAGGGGCGATCACTTATTGGTCCctagaaataaattacaaTATATAAATGACATGTTATTTAGTCTTTGATTAGTagagaatttaatttaaaccatgcaatatttctttattattatttttttgacaTTAGTGCGGATTCAACGACAATACATAGGCAAGATAAGAGTTACCGCtttgaatttttctttttcatgTGAGTCTAattagtaaaaaaaaaaaaagaaaaaggaGAAACTATTCTTATGCGCTAATGCgaaattcaa
This Cryptosporidium parvum Iowa II chromosome 7, whole genome shotgun sequence DNA region includes the following protein-coding sequences:
- a CDS encoding eukaryotic DNA topoisomerase I; the encoded protein is IELSNLIQIEENMASATDSSLSNTNKRRKVMKKTEMDYEPLNKWWERPPKEELGIQWEYLEHQGVMFAPPYKVHNVPLEYNGERIQLPPEAEEIASYWSVMKDTEWAQKEKFSNNVRKAFMNSIPVGDKLHNNLEWEKCNFDIIKQYFEDEKEAKKNLSKEEKELQKKCRGDQESPFVYALVDWIKEKVGNFRIEPPGLFKGRGEHPKSGMLKRRIFPEDVTLNIAEDAPVPKVPNSMKGHAWKDIFHDNTVTWLAYYRDSINNQFKYIFLSASSGFKGMSDYNKYEKARKLKDHIDAIRDDYRKKMTSGDITQRQLGTATYLIDFLALRVGGEKDTDEEADTVGCCSLRVEHITFNQQEKSITLDFLGKDSIRYYNTVVIDPSAFNNLTIFCRNKDKMENVFDQINMSSLNQYLKSIMPELSAKVFRTFNASITLERELSKISAKSAVKSEKRTKMELESYLKDELNLSNFNNEVDITNVNDILRFYNDANREVAILCNHQRSVPKQHESSMEKMIKQQQELEEDLKICEAFLKILKKNNKSVTISDLPKLSTEVSFNGKQRKYPINLNSSLDVVQKKIDSIKSKISNLYLKIKIKDDNKTVALNTSKINYMDPRISVAFCKKYDLPIDKIFNRSLRTKFPWAMYTRSDFSF
- a CDS encoding secreted cysteine rich protein, possible transmembrane domain near C, signal peptide — encoded protein: MKFYARLIILHYIYFVEIINHIFVEALVNDAICNVASGIMVKEACSAVTNAACSTVGTVACQTAGDIACQAMGEAICQTTGNIASDAVCHTACQIASNTAGEAVCNIVSQISSDSVCATACQVASTVIGQSSSDILAGFGAEITSSLISKSASSQLMAASAAANSVTISVTISTVMSILQVMISLFGMGFNLYTHIRSLNARRPYYVR